The following are encoded in a window of Triticum aestivum cultivar Chinese Spring unplaced genomic scaffold, IWGSC CS RefSeq v2.1 scaffold179878, whole genome shotgun sequence genomic DNA:
- the LOC123172879 gene encoding expansin-like A4: MAALPQLLLTLLILLLASTPAARASSVTYRCGWCPRRSTASILPPGAGALTGAACGYGGQAAEMAVDGGFHIAAVSAGFFRGGQACGACYQLRCRSRSACAKDGVKIVVVGEVADTNMTGGGAGGRFLLTKDAFAAMTMPDRAAELADAAVDVDFRRIPCAYKSKNLAVKVEETSSRDRGYLALRYLYQGGQTDIAAVEVAQAVTGSSGTNNEAAPSQTTWQYMTRREASPSVWRTSRVPAGPLRLRLVVTAGSSGKWLRTDGAVLPAEWQPGAVYDTGLRITDVAANTCGGASCSSTDEGDDAEQLR; this comes from the coding sequence TTGCCGCAGCTGCTTCTGACCCTCTTGATCCTGCTGCTGGCCTCGACGCCGGCCGCGCGGGCCTCGTCGGTGACTTACCGCTGCGGCTGGTGCCCGCGCAGGTCCACCGCGTCCATCCTCCCTCCTGGCGCCGGCGCCCTCACCGGCGCCGCCTGCGGGTATGGTGGCCAGGCGGCGGAGATGGCCGTCGATGGGGGGTTCCACATTGCGGCCGTCAGCGCTGGTTTCTTCCGCGGCGGCCAGGCCTGCGGCGCCTGCTACCAGCTGAGGTGCAGGAGCCGGAGCGCGTGCGCGAAGGATGGCGTCAAGATCGTCGTCGTGGGCGAAGTGGCGGACACGAACATGacaggtggtggtgctggtggccgCTTCCTGCTCACCAAAGACGCCTTCGCCGCCATGACCATGCCAGACCGTGCCGCCGAGCTCGCGGACGCGGCCGTCGACGTGGACTTCAGGAGAATTCCCTGCGCGTACAAGAGCAAGAACCTGGCGGTCAAAGTGGAGGAGACGAGCAGCAGGGACCGGGGCTACCTCGCCCTCCGCTACCTCTACCAGGGCGGCCAGACCGACATCGCCGCCGTCGAGGTCGCCCAGGCGGTCACCGGTTCGagcggcaccaacaacgaggctgCGCCGTCGCAGACAACGTGGCAGTACATGACGCGGCGTGAGGCGTCCCCGTCGGTGTGGCGCACGTCGCGCGTGCCGGCCGGTCCACTGCGGCTCCGGCTCGTGGTCACCGCGGGCTCCAGCGGCAAGTGGCTGCGCACCGACGGGGCGGTGCTTCCCGCGGAATGGCAGCCCGGCGCGGTCTATGACACCGGCCTGCGCATCACCGACGTTGCCGCAAACACCTGCGGCGGCGCCTCCTGCTCCTCCACGGACGAGGGCGACGACGCTGAGCAGCTCAGATGA